The Helianthus annuus cultivar XRQ/B chromosome 16, HanXRQr2.0-SUNRISE, whole genome shotgun sequence genome includes a window with the following:
- the LOC110919514 gene encoding uncharacterized protein LOC110919514, whose protein sequence is MASYLANSIPQQQPSISASQWALVSNQNQSIQNLLLSESETGSNNRPPKLNHMNDYPSWKGPSTSAGYANMLEDDKKAYDLEKKAFAILTQALHKEIYHQFGYCKTTKSLWDALVARGEGNAASRKTRHDLLKKEFESFQFLENETLNDMTSRVYHLISEMSSYNVNATH, encoded by the exons ATGGCGTCTTACTTAGCAAATTCCATACCCCAACAACAACCGTCCATAAGTGcgagtcaatgggctttggtttcaaatcaaaaccaaagtattcaaaATCTACTGTTGAGCGAGAGTGAGACGGGTAGCAACAATCgcccgccaaagctaaatcacatgaATGATTATCCATCATGGAAGGGAC CATCCACTTCAGCGGGTTATGCTAACATGCTTGAGGATGATAAGAAAGCTTATGACTTGGAGAAAAAGGCGTTTGCCATACTTACGCAAGCACTTCACAAAGAAATCTACCATCAGTTTGGGTATTGTAAGACCACAAAAAGCCTATGGGATGCGTTGGTGGCGAGAGGAGAAGGGAATGCAGCGTCTAGGAAGACTCGCCATGatttgttaaagaaagagtttgaatcatttcagttcttGGAAAATGAAACCTTAAATGATATGACTTCACGtgtctatcatttgattagtgaaatgagttCTTACAATGTTAATGCTACCCATTAA